A portion of the Ralstonia nicotianae genome contains these proteins:
- the tagF gene encoding type VI secretion system-associated protein TagF, translating to MSQTQLQLSYFGKLPSRGDFVKSANNVQLLDTLDRWLAQGMELLAEAPDWKATYDTWQPVQFAFLGSQSRLAIAGTLMASSDLSSRRFPFLTATAMEVERPINFIARSPLALARLWTRAGQQMISLARAADATEGLRLLAESQHDVETGAGTQTYDASFSDFIDFQTVAGLEQMLRAEGHDIRLRRTLLALGTLLQPVMSSGSSRLEKGLTLPLPADPLYRSLVASFWLELVSRFLQRADFELSLFLGRINGAERLVIGFNGASSRTLHSIISPLAYAEQNINIDDPEWVDQHVSTEYGMGKFVSYLDQPQLSLRVAVDTFREVFIGE from the coding sequence ATGAGTCAGACCCAGCTGCAGCTCTCGTACTTCGGCAAGCTGCCCTCACGCGGCGACTTCGTCAAAAGCGCGAACAACGTCCAGCTGCTCGACACGCTGGACCGCTGGCTCGCCCAGGGCATGGAGCTGCTGGCCGAGGCGCCCGACTGGAAGGCCACCTACGACACCTGGCAGCCGGTGCAATTCGCCTTCCTGGGCTCGCAGAGCCGGCTGGCGATCGCCGGCACGCTGATGGCCAGCAGCGACCTGTCTTCGCGCCGCTTTCCGTTCCTGACGGCGACGGCGATGGAGGTCGAGCGCCCGATCAACTTCATCGCCCGCAGCCCGCTGGCGCTGGCGCGGCTGTGGACGCGCGCCGGCCAGCAGATGATCTCGCTCGCCCGCGCCGCCGACGCCACCGAGGGGCTGCGCCTGCTGGCCGAATCGCAGCACGACGTGGAGACCGGCGCCGGCACGCAGACCTACGACGCGAGCTTCTCGGACTTCATCGACTTCCAGACCGTTGCCGGGCTGGAACAGATGCTGCGCGCCGAAGGCCACGACATCCGCCTGCGCCGCACGCTGCTGGCGCTGGGCACGCTGCTGCAGCCGGTCATGTCCAGCGGCTCGTCGCGGCTGGAGAAGGGGCTCACGCTGCCGCTGCCGGCCGATCCGCTCTACCGCAGCCTGGTGGCGAGCTTCTGGCTGGAGCTGGTCTCGCGCTTCCTGCAGCGCGCCGACTTCGAGCTCTCGCTGTTCCTGGGCCGGATCAACGGTGCCGAGCGCCTGGTCATCGGCTTCAACGGGGCGTCGTCGCGCACCCTGCACAGCATCATTTCACCGCTGGCGTACGCCGAGCAGAACATCAACATCGACGATCCGGAATGGGTCGACCAGCACGTCAGTACGGAATACGGCATGGGCAAATTCGTCAGCTACCTCGACCAGCCGCAGTTGTCGCTGCGCGTGGCGGTCGACACCTTCCGCGAAGTCTTCATCGGAGAATGA